In the genome of Populus trichocarpa isolate Nisqually-1 chromosome 6, P.trichocarpa_v4.1, whole genome shotgun sequence, one region contains:
- the LOC7473588 gene encoding protein EARLY RESPONSIVE TO DEHYDRATION 15, producing the protein MGGFDCGLKRMALVSGGRSTLNPDAPLFVPAAYRQVEDFSPEWWQLVTTTTWFRDYWLSQHQDENGFYDNAENDFGFDGNDVADLLPDTFDLDAGDYFTSLEAQFADFIEESFSPLPSDGMLENGFMLEVEAPKKDTGLKPSA; encoded by the exons ATGGGAGGATttgattgtggtttgaaaagGATGGCACTAGTTTCAGGAGGAAGATCAACACTGAACCCAGATGCACCTCTTTTTGTTCCTGCTGCTTACAGACAAGTGGAGGATTTCTCTCCTGAATGGTGGCAATTGGTTACAACGACAACCTGGTTCAGGGATTACTGGCTAAGTCAGCATCAAGATGAGAATGGATTTTATGACAATGCTGAAAATGATTTCGGATTTGATGGGAACGATGTAGCTGATTTGTTACCGGATACATTTGATCTTGATGCTGGTGATTATTTTACTAGTTTGGAAGCTCAATTTGCAGATTTCATCGAAGAAAGCTTTTCTCCTTTACCTTCCGATGGGATGCTTGAAAATG GTTTTATGTTGGAAGTGGAGGCACCAAAGAAGGACACAGGTCTGAAACCCAGCGCTTGA